A portion of the Paenibacillus marchantiae genome contains these proteins:
- a CDS encoding DUF4097 family beta strand repeat-containing protein translates to MICKEWLSEEPLLALSLEWMQGEVHISQGTEAVIRVTQWGSARFPRTRCFEANVSHGLLHLIDGRKQAFPLGINFHRTSLHIVLPPAVLKRLSINGVGSHFLVDNVSSEQWDCDCTSGKLTLTGHAQHIRLRSVGSRVTATDLHAEHMQLQSTSSPVQLSGQFTHIQSKVTGSQLTIHSSTMLQSLDSRSTGCNVEVRIPAENDGFKLDFKQTGGRFNSDLPLQSNHNQHTYRNGIYPFQAEVRGGKLTIGSSS, encoded by the coding sequence ATGATTTGCAAAGAATGGTTGTCCGAAGAACCCCTTCTCGCCCTTTCTCTGGAATGGATGCAAGGCGAAGTGCATATCAGCCAAGGTACAGAAGCGGTTATTCGTGTTACTCAATGGGGCTCCGCTCGTTTTCCAAGAACTCGATGTTTTGAAGCTAACGTCAGCCACGGTTTATTACATCTGATCGATGGACGAAAACAAGCTTTTCCGCTGGGCATTAACTTTCACCGCACATCGCTCCACATTGTACTGCCGCCTGCGGTCTTGAAAAGGTTATCGATCAACGGAGTTGGTTCCCACTTTCTTGTAGATAACGTTTCTTCGGAACAATGGGATTGTGACTGTACATCCGGCAAGCTCACCTTAACTGGCCATGCCCAGCATATCCGTCTACGATCCGTGGGCAGTCGGGTGACAGCAACAGACCTCCATGCAGAACATATGCAACTGCAATCCACTTCTTCACCTGTTCAGTTATCCGGTCAGTTCACCCATATTCAATCCAAAGTGACAGGCAGCCAACTCACTATTCACTCCTCAACGATGCTTCAATCTCTGGATAGTCGCTCCACAGGTTGTAACGTTGAAGTGCGAATCCCAGCAGAAAACGATGGATTCAAGTTAGACTTCAAGCAGACTGGGGGGCGATTCAACAGTGATCTCCCGCTTCAATCCAATCATAATCAACATACGTATCGTAACGGTATTTATCCATTTCAAGCAGAGGTCAGAGGTGGGAAGCTCACCATAGGGAGCTCTTCTTAA
- a CDS encoding MogA/MoaB family molybdenum cofactor biosynthesis protein, with amino-acid sequence MMTNSVEQHRQEAPDTVSCMIVTVSDTRTKDTDTSGQLMHKLLTDSGYQIVEYIITPDETETIRSILQDAAVRDDIEAVLLSGGTGIAPRDTTYEAVSSLLDKELPGFGEIFRFLSYTEDISSAAILSRAVAGTIGRTAVFSMPGSKGAVKLAMNKLILPELRHVMREIYKPV; translated from the coding sequence ATTATGACCAATTCAGTGGAACAACATCGTCAGGAAGCCCCTGACACGGTATCCTGTATGATTGTAACCGTTTCAGATACCCGTACCAAGGACACTGATACAAGCGGACAACTTATGCATAAGCTGCTGACCGATTCAGGCTACCAGATCGTCGAATATATCATTACACCGGATGAAACTGAAACCATTCGAAGCATCCTGCAGGATGCAGCCGTTCGTGACGATATCGAAGCCGTGCTGCTCAGCGGTGGGACCGGAATTGCACCCCGAGATACAACATACGAGGCAGTGTCTTCACTACTCGATAAGGAGCTGCCGGGGTTTGGAGAAATCTTCCGCTTCCTCAGCTATACCGAGGATATCAGTTCTGCTGCCATTCTTAGCCGCGCAGTAGCAGGAACCATCGGGCGTACAGCCGTATTCTCCATGCCAGGCTCCAAGGGAGCTGTCAAGCTGGCAATGAATAAACTCATTTTGCCTGAACTGAGGCATGTCATGCGTGAAATATATAAACCCGTCTGA
- a CDS encoding CobW family GTP-binding protein, translating into MSELKTNESSIPVYILSGFLGSGKTTLLVQLIEHWQQQGLRPAVVMNELGEVNLDGQIVDASVPMTEMLGGCICCTVRGDLGLQLADLVQEESPDVIIIEATGAANPMEILDAVTETSLYMRLELRSLITVVDAAHLSGLYQEQKGQTFKLMQEQIRCASVILLNKTDRVNQQQLADLQDLLARWNGFAPVLPTVKCEVDMDVLLRSGDNVHAYQSVEETSKHAEKEHHVHSEACAEHGCNHDDGHEHHEHVDHDHEEHQHSQGNDHEPPHDHNHSHNHAHPHPHASHEHVMVYTHYFTQPVNSEAFERLIAELPRDVYRAKGILSFSDTSSRFWFQYAYRESDYMKITPQGDVPNVAVFIGEHFDQSVIRNQLLELEAANQV; encoded by the coding sequence ATGAGTGAATTAAAAACAAATGAATCATCCATACCTGTATATATATTGTCAGGCTTTTTGGGCAGTGGCAAAACGACACTGCTTGTTCAACTGATTGAACATTGGCAGCAACAAGGTCTCCGGCCCGCCGTTGTCATGAATGAATTGGGTGAAGTCAATCTGGATGGTCAGATTGTGGATGCTTCCGTGCCCATGACGGAAATGTTAGGAGGATGCATTTGCTGTACCGTGCGCGGTGACTTGGGGCTGCAACTTGCTGATCTTGTGCAGGAGGAATCGCCTGATGTCATTATCATCGAAGCAACAGGAGCAGCCAACCCGATGGAGATTCTGGATGCAGTAACGGAAACATCCCTCTATATGCGACTTGAACTGAGAAGCCTGATTACTGTAGTAGATGCCGCGCATCTGTCAGGGCTGTACCAGGAGCAGAAGGGACAAACCTTCAAGCTGATGCAGGAGCAGATTCGCTGTGCGTCTGTAATTCTCCTGAATAAAACGGACCGGGTGAATCAGCAGCAGTTGGCAGATCTGCAGGACCTTTTGGCACGCTGGAACGGTTTTGCTCCGGTTCTGCCTACGGTGAAGTGTGAAGTCGATATGGATGTGCTGCTTCGTAGCGGAGACAATGTGCATGCCTATCAATCTGTTGAGGAGACGAGTAAACACGCGGAGAAGGAACATCACGTGCATTCCGAGGCTTGCGCAGAGCATGGGTGCAACCACGATGATGGACATGAACATCATGAGCATGTGGATCATGATCACGAAGAACATCAACATTCTCAGGGGAATGACCATGAACCTCCTCATGACCACAACCATAGTCATAATCATGCCCATCCCCATCCCCATGCTTCGCATGAACATGTCATGGTATATACACACTATTTCACCCAGCCGGTGAACAGTGAGGCTTTTGAGCGCTTGATAGCTGAGTTACCACGCGACGTGTACCGGGCAAAAGGGATTTTATCTTTTAGCGATACGTCCAGCCGGTTCTGGTTCCAATATGCTTACCGGGAATCGGATTATATGAAGATCACACCTCAAGGGGATGTGCCTAACGTCGCTGTGTTTATAGGTGAACATTTCGATCAGTCGGTCATTCGCAACCAATTGCTGGAATTAGAGGCGGCAAATCAGGTTTAA
- a CDS encoding four-helix bundle copper-binding protein, translating to MTQQQYQQCIDACLECMNACNVCYISSLKEYDLAMLRDCIRLDRECAEICNFAAQSMTRGSDFIAEICELCVKACEACAAECGKHQHDHCQACAEACRKCAETCRMMAAVA from the coding sequence ATGACACAACAACAATATCAACAATGTATCGATGCTTGCCTGGAGTGTATGAATGCTTGCAACGTATGTTACATATCGAGTCTGAAAGAATATGATCTGGCGATGCTGCGCGATTGCATTCGTTTGGATCGGGAATGTGCAGAGATCTGCAATTTTGCTGCTCAATCCATGACACGTGGAAGTGATTTCATCGCCGAAATTTGCGAACTATGTGTGAAAGCATGTGAAGCTTGTGCTGCTGAGTGTGGCAAACATCAACATGATCACTGCCAGGCTTGCGCAGAAGCTTGCCGCAAATGTGCAGAGACTTGCCGCATGATGGCCGCAGTAGCGTAA
- the argS gene encoding arginine--tRNA ligase yields MLMNQAAAQLAPLTGLKQDEVLRLLEVPPQAEMGDAAFPCFILAKSLKKAPAVIAADIAAELQTVGLDASPAGPYVNIRFNREDLAPKLLQELGHKTFGKLQLGAGARVVIDMSSPNIAKPFGIGHLRSTVIGAALYRLYNEAGYTSVSVNHLGDWGTQFGKQIAAYKRWGNDEALQAAPIRTSLELYVRFHDEAENDPSLEIEARDWFRKLEQGDEEAQRLWTFFVEVSMKEFNRMYERLNVQFDYTLGESFYNDKMGAIVEELKAKGLLEESEGALVVRLEEENMPPCLIIKTDGTTIYPTRDLATAVYRHDVMKADKMLYVVGGEQKLHFRQVFAVLSRMGYAWSEICEHIPFGLMRFEGRKMSTRRGKVVFLQEVLDEAVARALQIIQEKNPNLPNSQEVAEAVGVGAIVFGDLRNNRLNDVDFSLEDAVSFEGETGPYVQYTHARINSVLAKAAEAGHVENENQLENVPSSVSNNAAANTQNKPVMVGDTSWALLKLLADYPQYLEKAIHRNEPSVIAKYAIDVAQAFNRFYHAERIADAPADVKPFRVALTERTAERLAYSLYLLGVQAPERM; encoded by the coding sequence ATGTTGATGAATCAGGCAGCAGCACAACTTGCTCCGTTAACGGGATTGAAGCAAGACGAGGTGTTGAGATTACTGGAGGTTCCACCACAGGCGGAGATGGGAGATGCGGCTTTTCCTTGCTTTATTCTGGCCAAGTCGTTGAAAAAAGCACCCGCGGTTATCGCCGCGGATATCGCAGCCGAATTACAGACCGTTGGGCTGGATGCTTCGCCAGCAGGACCCTATGTAAACATACGTTTCAATCGGGAAGATCTGGCGCCGAAGCTGCTGCAAGAACTGGGACATAAAACATTTGGCAAGCTGCAGCTGGGGGCAGGTGCACGCGTCGTGATCGACATGTCGTCGCCTAACATTGCCAAGCCGTTCGGAATCGGTCATCTGCGCTCCACCGTGATTGGGGCAGCATTGTATCGGTTATATAACGAGGCAGGCTATACTTCGGTCAGTGTGAATCATCTGGGGGATTGGGGAACGCAATTCGGCAAGCAGATTGCAGCCTACAAACGTTGGGGTAATGATGAAGCGCTACAGGCTGCGCCAATTCGTACCTCATTGGAGCTGTATGTGCGTTTTCACGATGAGGCGGAGAATGATCCATCTCTGGAAATCGAGGCACGAGATTGGTTCCGCAAGCTGGAGCAAGGGGATGAAGAGGCGCAGCGGTTATGGACCTTTTTTGTAGAAGTGAGCATGAAAGAATTCAATCGGATGTATGAGCGTCTGAATGTACAGTTTGACTATACGCTGGGTGAGAGCTTTTATAACGACAAGATGGGTGCAATAGTTGAAGAACTGAAAGCAAAAGGATTGCTCGAAGAGAGCGAAGGCGCATTGGTGGTACGTTTGGAGGAGGAGAATATGCCACCTTGCCTGATTATCAAAACCGATGGAACAACCATCTATCCAACACGGGATTTGGCAACAGCCGTTTATCGTCATGATGTGATGAAGGCAGATAAAATGCTGTATGTAGTCGGGGGAGAGCAGAAGCTTCATTTCCGTCAGGTCTTTGCGGTATTATCCCGGATGGGGTATGCATGGTCTGAGATTTGTGAACATATTCCGTTTGGCTTGATGCGTTTCGAAGGACGGAAGATGTCTACCCGCCGGGGAAAAGTTGTCTTTTTGCAGGAGGTACTGGACGAGGCGGTTGCTCGGGCATTACAGATTATTCAAGAGAAAAATCCAAATCTGCCGAATTCGCAGGAGGTTGCGGAAGCGGTTGGTGTAGGTGCGATTGTATTCGGAGATCTGCGCAATAACCGGTTGAACGACGTCGATTTCTCGCTCGAAGATGCGGTGAGCTTTGAAGGCGAGACAGGACCTTATGTGCAATACACACATGCCCGGATTAACAGTGTGCTTGCGAAGGCAGCAGAGGCGGGGCATGTGGAAAATGAAAATCAATTAGAGAATGTTCCTAGCAGTGTTAGTAACAATGCTGCGGCCAACACTCAGAATAAGCCGGTCATGGTCGGTGACACTTCATGGGCATTGCTGAAACTGCTGGCGGATTATCCGCAGTATCTGGAAAAAGCAATTCATCGCAACGAGCCTTCGGTCATTGCCAAGTATGCGATAGATGTTGCCCAAGCGTTCAACCGCTTTTACCATGCGGAACGAATTGCGGATGCGCCGGCTGACGTCAAACCCTTCCGGGTGGCGTTAACAGAGCGTACGGCGGAGCGTCTTGCCTACAGCCTATATTTACTGGGCGTTCAGGCCCCTGAACGGATGTGA
- a CDS encoding TetR/AcrR family transcriptional regulator has translation MARNKHPEQTVQQILNVAAQLFTDKGFEKTSIQDIIVTLGMSKGAVYHHFRSKEEILEAVMEQQFNYTAQMLDHLVTNTTTTPARDKLVQILEHVVSDQQAHSLDRVLRAQIKNPVFIVRGIQQAVRIDAPVIAAILREGITDGSIHTEDPEACAEVFMMLVNIWINPTLFDRNSTETKQRLYFLQRLMNMLGADIVSESLIERILDQHATMGAYPILDEEDDRNEG, from the coding sequence ATGGCCAGAAACAAGCACCCTGAGCAGACGGTACAGCAGATTCTGAACGTCGCTGCGCAGTTGTTCACAGATAAAGGATTTGAAAAGACGAGTATCCAGGACATCATTGTTACCCTAGGCATGTCCAAGGGAGCTGTGTATCATCACTTTAGATCCAAAGAGGAAATACTGGAGGCGGTCATGGAGCAACAGTTCAACTATACGGCTCAAATGCTGGATCACTTAGTTACAAATACAACGACCACCCCAGCACGAGACAAGTTAGTTCAGATTTTGGAGCATGTCGTCTCTGATCAACAGGCTCATTCCTTGGATCGCGTACTTCGAGCCCAGATCAAAAATCCAGTGTTCATTGTACGAGGGATTCAACAAGCCGTGCGAATCGATGCACCGGTGATTGCAGCGATTTTGCGTGAAGGCATTACAGATGGATCTATCCATACCGAAGATCCCGAAGCTTGTGCAGAAGTATTCATGATGCTGGTCAATATATGGATTAATCCAACACTGTTTGACCGCAATTCGACCGAAACGAAGCAACGTCTTTATTTTTTACAGCGGTTGATGAACATGCTTGGTGCCGATATTGTGAGTGAATCGCTAATTGAACGTATTCTAGACCAACATGCTACGATGGGCGCTTATCCTATTCTGGATGAAGAGGATGACAGAAATGAGGGATAA
- a CDS encoding ATP-binding cassette domain-containing protein: MGWRTSRLFDKAGKATADLNGRIISLQQVSKRLGDVQVLNDINLEVGQGECIVLVGRNGSGKSTLLRVLAGMLLPDSGSLRKPRHGRIMYALDGLSRLPFTSREYLWEMGRIRGMRPEILRQRIGELSELLFVGTALDQNLPQLSKGTLQKVNLIQALLPGPDGLLLLDEPLSGLDVPAQEAIVALLRQWKKEGSQIVTACHEPLLIERLADQVIVLQKGTVLRRWSQEDLQQAGEPAVSIQSVMEGLEQSVIKSLLVDQPGIIACHRGMVRQDYGREVWDWKVSRSSADRIIGMILAAGGSIVSVQPEESRLNMEGLMEGRHPGEVISREVAENLSSISTAGGDLQ; encoded by the coding sequence ATGGGATGGAGGACAAGTAGATTATTCGATAAAGCAGGAAAAGCAACAGCAGACTTAAACGGACGAATCATATCGCTACAACAGGTGAGCAAACGACTTGGGGATGTGCAGGTATTGAATGATATCAATCTGGAAGTAGGTCAGGGTGAATGTATCGTCCTGGTGGGCAGGAATGGCTCAGGCAAAAGCACGTTGCTGCGTGTGCTGGCGGGTATGTTACTGCCTGACTCAGGCTCGCTGCGCAAGCCCAGGCATGGACGGATTATGTATGCACTGGATGGACTGTCACGCCTGCCCTTCACATCAAGAGAGTACCTGTGGGAAATGGGACGTATTCGAGGCATGCGCCCTGAAATATTGCGACAACGGATAGGCGAATTGAGTGAGCTGTTATTCGTGGGCACGGCGCTGGATCAGAACCTGCCTCAGTTATCCAAAGGTACTTTGCAGAAGGTGAATTTGATTCAGGCTTTGCTGCCTGGACCTGATGGGTTATTGCTGCTTGATGAACCATTGTCCGGTCTGGACGTTCCGGCACAGGAAGCAATTGTAGCTTTGCTCAGACAGTGGAAAAAGGAAGGAAGCCAGATCGTTACAGCTTGCCATGAGCCATTGCTGATAGAACGTCTCGCAGATCAGGTCATCGTGTTACAGAAGGGAACGGTGCTGCGTCGCTGGAGTCAGGAAGATTTGCAGCAAGCTGGTGAGCCCGCTGTGAGTATCCAAAGTGTGATGGAAGGGCTGGAACAATCCGTTATCAAATCGCTGCTTGTTGATCAACCGGGAATCATTGCATGCCATCGCGGCATGGTTCGTCAGGATTATGGTCGAGAAGTATGGGATTGGAAGGTGTCTCGCAGTTCGGCAGATCGGATTATTGGAATGATTCTGGCAGCTGGCGGTTCCATTGTGTCTGTACAGCCGGAAGAGAGCCGATTAAATATGGAAGGATTGATGGAGGGGCGGCACCCGGGTGAGGTTATAAGCAGGGAAGTTGCTGAGAACCTTTCCTCCATATCTACGGCAGGAGGCGACCTCCAATGA
- a CDS encoding YdcF family protein, producing the protein MEGKSRIRKIKSRHWLVISIASLVLIGVIWTITTASLIWAYTDEESSRQSDAAIILGAAVEGDNPSPVFRERIEHAILLYRQGTISHLLFTGGSGSAGERAEAEVGRDYAVAHGVDPADIQMETESRITEENLVNSLSVGKQAGFRTYTIVSDPLHMKRAMKLASGLGMDAVPSPTRTTAYQTWRSQFPFLARETILYMGYMVKGWIDNPQQHGK; encoded by the coding sequence ATGGAAGGCAAGTCCCGGATACGTAAAATAAAAAGCAGACACTGGCTTGTAATCTCCATTGCATCGCTAGTACTGATAGGAGTCATATGGACAATAACTACAGCATCGCTCATCTGGGCCTACACCGATGAGGAATCATCCAGACAGAGTGATGCAGCCATTATCCTTGGTGCAGCCGTAGAAGGGGACAACCCATCACCCGTATTTCGCGAACGTATTGAGCATGCCATTTTATTATATCGCCAGGGGACGATCAGCCACCTGCTCTTTACTGGTGGTTCTGGCAGTGCAGGAGAGCGTGCCGAAGCCGAAGTAGGACGAGATTATGCTGTTGCACATGGTGTAGATCCGGCAGATATTCAAATGGAGACGGAGTCGAGAATTACGGAGGAGAATCTGGTGAACTCGCTTAGCGTTGGGAAACAGGCAGGGTTTCGCACCTACACCATTGTAAGTGACCCGCTACATATGAAACGGGCGATGAAGCTCGCTAGCGGACTCGGCATGGATGCCGTCCCGTCCCCAACACGAACGACGGCTTACCAGACCTGGCGCAGCCAATTTCCTTTTCTGGCAAGAGAAACAATATTATATATGGGATATATGGTCAAAGGATGGATAGACAATCCGCAGCAGCACGGAAAGTGA
- a CDS encoding ABC transporter ATP-binding protein, with translation MKSNTGKRLLQYALKAKGTFIAALIMLTIGVAAELAGPFIAKSMIDNHLLAIEQPFYETTASSEAAVYNGKNYKREGRFEPDETKGTEVRVLQAGRSFYFVNESVSAPDGDRTYADGTLTVTRAGEVTGQYAAVPLSAGELFAFYKPEMPSIYQLIVYYMIFLVISVIMEFGKTYWLQSSANKVIQRLRNDVYAHIQRLPVHFFDNLPAGKVVSRVTNDTEAVKDLFVAVLSNFFSGIITITGVYIALFLLDFRLGLISLFVVPMLVLWIVLYRKIATRYNTIIRSRLSEINAIINESIQGMSIIRVFRHQKQTKQEFEDLNDDYMKHQNKMLNLNAFTSHNLVNVLRNIAFAVVLWYFGSSVLDGTSIISLGVLYAFVDVLGRLFQPITGMVNQLANLDSSMVSAGRVFELMDEKGEPVTDGSMPRYKGNVVFDDVSFAYKKDYVLNNISFKASQGQTVALVGHTGSGKSSIINLLFRFYDPQKGKITIDGQNVKDLPKQWIREHMGIVLQDPYLFTGTVASNVSLGDEQITRAQIEQALRDVGAERILAHLPQGFDEPVIEKGSTLSAGQRQLISFARALAFDPAILILDEATANIDTETEALIQNALEVLKKGRTTFIIAHRLSTIRSADQILVLHRGRIVEQGAHDELMELKGRYYQMYQLQQGAQAAPDTNGNNPLGEAIRTTSSFAGGSV, from the coding sequence TTGAAGTCTAATACAGGCAAACGGCTGCTTCAATACGCCCTAAAAGCCAAAGGTACGTTTATTGCCGCTTTAATTATGCTTACGATTGGAGTTGCGGCTGAACTTGCCGGCCCTTTCATCGCCAAGTCCATGATCGATAATCATTTGCTCGCTATTGAGCAACCTTTCTATGAGACTACAGCTTCAAGCGAAGCGGCGGTCTACAATGGAAAGAACTACAAACGTGAAGGCCGGTTTGAACCGGATGAAACGAAAGGTACCGAGGTACGCGTACTGCAAGCCGGTAGAAGTTTTTATTTTGTGAATGAATCCGTAAGTGCCCCCGATGGAGATCGAACCTACGCTGACGGAACACTGACAGTTACACGCGCAGGCGAAGTGACGGGTCAATATGCGGCGGTGCCTTTATCCGCTGGTGAACTCTTTGCCTTTTACAAACCGGAAATGCCAAGCATCTATCAACTGATTGTGTATTACATGATCTTCCTTGTTATCTCAGTCATTATGGAGTTTGGTAAAACATACTGGCTGCAATCATCTGCCAACAAAGTCATCCAAAGACTTCGTAACGATGTGTATGCACATATCCAGCGATTGCCGGTACACTTTTTCGATAACCTGCCCGCAGGTAAAGTGGTCTCTCGGGTTACCAACGATACCGAAGCCGTCAAGGATCTGTTCGTTGCGGTTCTTTCGAACTTTTTCTCAGGCATCATTACGATTACTGGAGTGTACATTGCGCTTTTCCTGCTGGATTTCCGCCTCGGATTGATCTCGCTGTTCGTTGTGCCGATGCTGGTTCTGTGGATTGTGCTTTATCGTAAAATCGCCACTCGTTACAATACGATTATTCGTTCACGTCTGAGCGAGATTAATGCGATTATTAACGAGTCCATTCAAGGGATGTCCATTATCCGGGTATTCCGTCATCAGAAACAGACCAAGCAGGAGTTCGAGGATCTGAATGATGATTATATGAAACACCAGAATAAAATGCTTAACCTGAACGCTTTCACCTCACACAACCTGGTTAACGTCCTGCGGAATATCGCTTTTGCAGTTGTTCTGTGGTACTTCGGTTCCAGTGTGCTGGACGGTACGAGTATCATCTCACTGGGTGTGCTGTATGCATTCGTTGACGTTCTCGGACGTTTGTTCCAGCCAATTACAGGTATGGTGAACCAACTCGCGAACCTGGACTCCTCTATGGTATCGGCCGGACGTGTATTTGAACTGATGGATGAGAAAGGTGAACCGGTAACCGATGGCTCAATGCCGAGATACAAAGGAAATGTCGTGTTTGACGATGTATCCTTTGCTTATAAAAAAGATTATGTGCTGAATAACATCTCGTTCAAAGCATCACAAGGTCAAACGGTCGCCCTAGTGGGCCATACCGGTTCCGGTAAAAGCTCGATCATCAACCTGCTGTTCCGGTTCTATGATCCACAGAAGGGCAAGATCACGATTGATGGTCAGAACGTGAAGGATCTGCCTAAACAGTGGATTCGCGAACATATGGGCATTGTACTGCAAGATCCGTACCTATTCACGGGTACCGTTGCTTCCAATGTCAGTCTCGGGGATGAGCAGATTACTCGTGCACAGATTGAACAGGCGCTGCGCGATGTAGGTGCTGAGCGAATTCTCGCCCATCTACCGCAAGGATTCGACGAGCCGGTTATCGAAAAAGGAAGCACATTATCTGCCGGACAACGGCAATTGATCTCCTTCGCTCGTGCACTGGCATTCGATCCAGCCATCCTGATTCTCGATGAAGCTACAGCGAACATTGATACGGAAACGGAAGCATTGATTCAAAATGCACTCGAAGTCCTCAAAAAAGGACGGACCACTTTCATCATTGCCCACCGTCTGTCCACCATTCGTTCAGCAGACCAGATTCTGGTTCTGCATCGCGGACGGATCGTTGAACAAGGTGCTCATGATGAATTGATGGAACTTAAAGGTCGCTATTATCAGATGTATCAGTTACAGCAAGGTGCTCAAGCAGCACCGGATACGAATGGAAACAACCCACTGGGCGAGGCCATTCGAACCACTTCTTCCTTTGCTGGAGGCAGCGTGTAA